The following DNA comes from Candidatus Wallbacteria bacterium.
AAGTGCATGGAGGAGCTGCAGTCACAGGTGCAGTAGCATACAATGCAGACACTCGTGTCGCGATCTTCACTCCAGGAACCATCCTGACAGGCAGCACTGTCTATGACGTTGCGATCAGCACAGGAGCCAAAGACCTGGCAGGCAATGCAGTGGCCAGTGAAGTCAGCTGGAGCTTTACAACTATCGATACCAGCATACCCTATGTCATTTCCCATGTTCCTGCTGCAGATGCTGTTGACGTGGCTGCCAAATCAGTTATTACAGCCACATTCAGCGAAGCCATGAACGAGACCTCGCTAACCACCCCTGGCACTTTTTTTGTGATCAAAAACCCTTGGTATACAAGCGGTCCAGTTCCAGCCAGACCAATACCCTCAACGGTTGAGGGTTCAGTAACATACAATTCAGAAACCAGGACAGCAACCTTTACTCCTGCAGCAGACATGTCGGGATACACTGATTATGCGGTCACGATCACTACAGCTGCCAAAGATGTGGCAGGCAATGCAATGACCAAAGAAGTCAGCTGGAACTATAAAACCATCGATACCTACCCACCCTATGTTTCTTCCCATGTGCCGGATACTGATGCCACAGACGTCCTGCTGGACTCGGTAATTACAGCCATCTTCGACGAGACGATGGAAGCTGCCTCGATCACTGCATCAGACGCTATTGTCGTGATGCGGAATGCCCCCCTGCCAGGCGGGCCTGCTCAAGGCGATACTGAAACAGGGATCGACGGCACAGTGACTTATGACAATTCCACCAGGACCACAACCTTTACCCCGACTTCCAATCTAACAGCCGGTTATAACTATTCTGTCACCATCACAGGTGCCAAAGACAAAACAGGCAATGCGATGACAGTTCCGGAGACCTGGAGCTTTTCCACAACAGCCGACAATGTCAATCCCACAGTGAACGGCACTACCCCTGCAGCAAGCGCTACTGGCGTTGCACTCGACGCGGCATTCACAGTTGATTTCAGCGAGGCATTGAGAGCTTCTACTATCGTTTCCCCTGCCACAACCCTGACAGTAGTGACGGAATCCGGCGGAACAACTGTTGAAGGTACTGTGACTTACAGTGATGTTGGGACACATACAGCAACCTTTACTCCCACAGCTCCTCTCACGGCCAATACCAGATATAATTTCAGGATCAATGAAGGTGTCAAAGACCTGGCAGGAAATCCATTGAGTATCATAGGAAATTCCTGGGACTTTGCCACAGGCCCTCTGCCTGAAGTGACCTCCACAACTCCTGACGACGGAGCCTTTGGAGTGGCTGAGGGAGTGACCCAGATCAAAGCGTATTTCAGCGAGACAATGGAAGCGTCTTCAATCACCGGAAGTACCTTTTTCGTGAGGATGAACGCTCCGATTCCAGGCGGTCCGGTTCCGGGTAAATATTCATCAGTCAGCGGCACTGTGACTTATGAAGCTGTTACCAGAACAGCTGTCTTCACCCCGGATTCCCCTTTCCTGTATCCTGACGCTCCATATTCTGCGACAATAACCACTGCAGCTGAAGATCCGGCAGGAAACCCTCTGGCCAAAGACTATACCTGGTACTTCACCACAGGGCCTTCGCCCTATGTGACCGTCAAAGTCCCTGCCGACAATTCCACTGAAGTGGCTGTGAATTCTACAGTTCAGGCTGTATTCAATGAAGAAATAGACGAGACGGCAATCAAGGCTGCAGGCGCCTTTACCGTGAAAGCCGGGGATGCTGCAGCAGATGGAACAGTGTCTTTCGATAGCGGAACCCATACTGCGACCTTCACTCCTACGAACAAGCTGGCTGCAAACACCACCTATACTGCGAAAGTCACTACAGCCAAAGATCTGGCAGGAAATCCTCTCACGAGTGAAGTGTCCTGGAGCTTTACAACTGACAGCATAGCGCCTACAGTGATTTCCACTGTCCCAGTTAATAATTCCACTGAGGTCGCTGTAAGTTCGACGATCAAAGCCATCTTCAGCGAAGCTATGGATACTGACTCAATCACAACCTCAGGTACATTTGTGGTGATGATTACAGGTCCAGCCTCAGGAGGTCCGGTTCCTGGAACAACTCCC
Coding sequences within:
- a CDS encoding Ig-like domain-containing protein, producing the protein VHGGAAVTGAVAYNADTRVAIFTPGTILTGSTVYDVAISTGAKDLAGNAVASEVSWSFTTIDTSIPYVISHVPAADAVDVAAKSVITATFSEAMNETSLTTPGTFFVIKNPWYTSGPVPARPIPSTVEGSVTYNSETRTATFTPAADMSGYTDYAVTITTAAKDVAGNAMTKEVSWNYKTIDTYPPYVSSHVPDTDATDVLLDSVITAIFDETMEAASITASDAIVVMRNAPLPGGPAQGDTETGIDGTVTYDNSTRTTTFTPTSNLTAGYNYSVTITGAKDKTGNAMTVPETWSFSTTADNVNPTVNGTTPAASATGVALDAAFTVDFSEALRASTIVSPATTLTVVTESGGTTVEGTVTYSDVGTHTATFTPTAPLTANTRYNFRINEGVKDLAGNPLSIIGNSWDFATGPLPEVTSTTPDDGAFGVAEGVTQIKAYFSETMEASSITGSTFFVRMNAPIPGGPVPGKYSSVSGTVTYEAVTRTAVFTPDSPFLYPDAPYSATITTAAEDPAGNPLAKDYTWYFTTGPSPYVTVKVPADNSTEVAVNSTVQAVFNEEIDETAIKAAGAFTVKAGDAAADGTVSFDSGTHTATFTPTNKLAANTTYTAKVTTAKDLAGNPLTSEVSWSFTTDSIAPTVISTVPVNNSTEVAVSSTIKAIFSEAMDTDSITTSGTFVVMITGPASGGPVPGTTPYPIPVDGTVTCDSATRTATFTPAASLSKGKVYAAKINTTAKDLAGYNLAGSVTWSFTVGDTVKPTVTSSSPENNAYVPLATWPTATFSEAMDPDTITSDTFVVKDYSDTPLPCTVTYNAETRTATLKPTAGLKHYWTYTATVTTSARDLAGNGLASDFVWHFVGNDTIPPTVSVTDPVNSSTEVAVSSTIKAIFSEAMDADTITNTGTFVVMMTGPAAGGPVPGVIPYPVQVDGTVTYDADTRTATFTPAASLTGRKVYGVTISTAAKDLAGNSLTGEVSWNFTTDTIAPAVISTAPGNNSTEIAISSTIKAIFSEAMDTSSVTASGTFTLTLDHVLPGGPVPGGGGTVSGTVTYDFATRTATFTPSANLTANSVYVARVTTAAKDLAAIPLASESTWTFTTQTDVTPPTVSFTYSGYGGRNPLTATFSEAMDESTINETTFTVDEFSTPVDGVVTYDAVNKKAYFTPSSDWGYGCHFATITTDVKDLAGNSIEAVSPYHFHPAGI